The following DNA comes from Miscanthus floridulus cultivar M001 chromosome 5, ASM1932011v1, whole genome shotgun sequence.
TGAAAATGCCTATTTAGCAGCCTATTAAATACAAATGAAATTCTCATAAAACTCCCACTGCGACTGACCTTAACCATGTTTATATGAGAACCAAGATAGTAAGAACAGTGGTAGATTGATGATAGGACAAAGAAGATAGATGGTTTATAGAAACTATCCACTAGAAGCGTATTTTTTTATTCATAGTGTCTATATTAATTGGTAAGTATAAAAAATATCCTATAATTTTGTGGTTAGTGTTAGAGATTTAGGCAATTTCAGTATTGATTTAATCCAGAAAAAAATTAAGAACAAGTTTGTGGCCTCATATATGTGCACGTGTGATCTAGGTGACACGAACATGTATATGATactaataatcataattttaaTCACAAAAATCATAGGATGGGTTGCAGCAGCATACCCAGCGGCACCAGAGCCGACGCTAGTTGACATAGCGGTTGTCGATGTAATCGTCCCGCTCGGTGCCGTGCAGATGAGTTACAGTGCCGATCACCACGCAAGCCGTCGTCACCGGGAAGTAGAGGAATGTGCGGATCGATCGAGCAGTCGTGTTGAAGACGGtccccaaaaacctgattgtCGGTCTTCTCCCGAGCAAATGAACTCACGAACGGCGCCAGTTTCGAAGGCCTGCTCTTCCTATTCCTGTGCGCGCAGGAACCGAGACGTGAATGACCGATAGCAGCGCAACAACAGCGAATTGGTGTTCTTGCTATGTGTTCTCTACTCTCACGAACAAGAGAAGAGGTGCCCCTTTTATGCAGCAACAAAGGAAGGCGAAAGTGAAGAGACGAGCGCATGAAAAGGTAATGTCCATCGTGGCAGAATCCTTTACCAGTAACTTATGAAACTGACAAATCAATTGCCAGTTACTAGGAACGGAAACCACTAAGACATAAATCATGAACCACTGTCACATAATGGTCATCATGCACATAAAACTCATCAAACTGGAAGTTACACTGCATAAAGCACGTAACAAATTACACATAGCATTAGCTTTAATCTTGAAATCTCCTTTGATTTAATTACTGAATAAATTGGACGGACTCAATTAAAGCCAACAGGTAGGACCGTCCTAACAAGCATGTCGATGAGCCAGGTGGGCCTGACCATGCCTAGACCGGTATGTGAGCAAAACTCATAAAGCCGGGCCCTACCGGGTCTCTTGAGCATGAGAATTATGAACGAGAGCTTCAAGATTGGACGGTCAGGGATTGGTTGCATGATGAAGTGGCTGGCATAGACGTCTTTTAAACGATCACGCAGATGCGGCTCAAATGAATCTACAAAGACTCGTCGGAGAGTCACTGCCCAGTGCTCACCCTGTCAATGAACAGGTGTGTGTGAGGGTTACTGTCTTACTAATCAATGTTTTCTTTTCTTTACAGAAAAGAGGAACAGTAGAAAAGCAAAAAGTCTATGAGCTTTTCGTTTTGTTGCCATTCAGCCTGATCGCTTGTTGGGTCAGTCAGtccaaaccagtcagccaacagtatttttctctcataagggcagtcccaatggtgcattgatgattgtttctatcctcattaaatgacttgtcacgtaggcaaaacgctgacatggcaacgtaattaatgaagaaagagagcaaaaatcatagaaatggtttcttcatgaagaaatcaggtctactcttgacccaatgcaccaagaaaccatgaaatcgtcattggggagaaaccaccagggagctcgtgtcgcactcccattggaggaagaagatagagttggaagagagaaagagaaaataattattactcatagaaactatgggttggaaagcagtactttttttttgtgcggtatcctatgttatagaaactactagttttttttattGGGACTACCCtaataaaccagcaccaaccagtcCACAGACGAACAGGCCAAATGATTTGATGGACCCAGGAGCAGTAGCACAGGTTTTATGCGACACCAAAATGAAAATCCGGACTGTTGTGACGTGAAAGATATGATAGAGAACTGGGAACCGGTGGTGCTCCCGAGGGGGTTAGTTGAAGAGATAACGAGGACAAGCAAATTGTGGGAAATGGTGCAGAGGTTAGTACGGAATTATCAAAGCAGGTGAAGATATTTGCATCCAAAACTCCTGATCGTCTGTGGCGAGGCAACAAGGCGTTCTCGTCGCACCACAGCAAATGCGTAGCCGTGTACCGCTACAACATATAACGCAAATAGTTTGTATGCCTAAAAGCATCTCAAGAGTCTTTTTAAACTTATTGTCTAAATCATAATTTGTTTAAATAAAAATTGTTCTCTATCTTTTGATACTCCAATAACTTCTCTATATCTCGTATATAGGTTAGAGAGACAATCCCGCTTTTTATATTTGGCTACTAGGAAATTTGGAATATATGAGGACTATATTTGAAGATATGATTAAAAAACTACTTGAagtgtattttttttcttctaaaaatctCTATTTCTATCAATTAGAAAGAATATAAAGAGGCCTTCGGAGTTGCTATAGCATGCAAAGTAACTGTACAATATATTATTGCTTTCCTATCTTTTTTTTGCGCACCGTGCCTGCGAGGCATCTGTGCCTCCatctttttccgtccggtctcaaaGCCTCGGTGGCCCCGCGCCCTTAGTGTCTCCGCGCTCGACGACTAGGCAGCTTCGTGCCCTTGTGCTTTGGTGGCTACGCGCCCGTGGCTCCCCACCCCTGCGCCTCAGTGGCTCCATGTCTGGCGCCAGGTAGCTCCGCGCCCGCGCCGGTGCCCCACGCCCCTTGCTTGTAGAGGGTGTTTCAGGGAAGACCCGCGCGCACATTCGAGGAGCCAAGCGAAGCTACTTTTCTAGGCTCCCTCAATCTCATTTGGCTTCAGAAAGCGCAAAATGCGGGAGGAGTAGAACAGAGGTAATCGATTACCTTTGATCGTCTTATTTGGTTGGTTGCGACCCGAAGCTACTCCTGGAGCTGGTCCAAGAGCACTACCAAATGGACACTACATAGTTTATCTTAGCAAGGTGCAAAGGTTAACATGTCCACAGGTACTTTATTAGTAAGACAAAAGTCACAAACATGTAAATTTCTAGCACATGCTAAGATGGTCCGCGCCAAATGAAAAACTGTGTGGGTGGGTGGGCACTGGGCAGTCAGTGGATGAGTAGTAGAGAACGGGAGAGGTAAGAGGATGAAAGAGAAGAAAAATACTTTCTATTGTTTGCATCATGTTCTAAAATAAGGTGTAAGATGGTGCTGGACTAGTCCCTCCTCCTGATCAGGTCTGTTCAGCTGCGTTTATAAGCCACTGCTGCTGACTGCAGCTAGTTCAGTTCTATAATGATTGTACAGTGACATATGAGAGAGAGAAATAATGTTCGTTcgctgttcgcttgaactacttcggcacaacaaatcagcatcggccaaatttcagcgaaatgaaCAGGGCTACGCACAACCGACGATAACGGCAACAACTATAAAAATATAGGAGTCATACAAGAATTTTAcatgaattaattattttttacaaGAAAAACACATAGAACTCCCGCGTTTTAAAGAGGGCCTAAACACACTTCATTTGTttctcctctctcctctttgCACCGGATTAGAACGCACAATGAAGGTGCCCTGGCCCCTGGCCCCCTGAGCCTGCCTCAGCGCTGGCCACTGTGTGCGCGGAAGCATGGGATGGATGGCTCCCGCCTAGAGATTGGTATGGTCCAAACGTCACTCCTCCTCCGGTGGCGGTGGGGACTCACAAGTCCGTGAAATCATTATAAAATGGCCGCAGTTCGAGGCATTGGCAACCTCTGCTGCCCCTGCCGCCGCTGGAGTGGATGGACCCTCCTCCATTTCCTCCTCGCTTCGCCCAAACACAACCGGTTGCTTTCTCAACCCACCACCTCTTCCCTTCCTCAATCACCTCACAACGCAACCCCTGTCAAATCGCCCCGCTGATCAGGCGTGCAAAAATCCAAACTTTTTCGACAGGACCCTGCTGGTGCTATACTCTTATCTCGGAGGCAGAAATCATCTGCTTCTGCTTGGCTTGCGATGCTTGTTTGAGTGCGCGGGCCTGCGGCGAGGTGAGGCGACAGCGGCGCCGGGCGGTTGCATGGTGATTGATGGTGGCCGATGGAGAGTAGACGAGGAGGGTctgcggcggcgtcggcggaAGATGCGGGCGGGGCGATGCCGAGCTTTGGGCCACCTCAGCACGCCATGTATGTTCCCGCGTCACCGCTTCTTCATTTGTTCATGGTTTCTTCCTTCCCCGTTCACCTATCCTCCCGTTTCTGCGTGCTCCTGGCATCCTGTGGTTGTCTCACTTGTTCCTGGCATGAGCATCATATGATCCCTGGTTATTGTTGATTACTTTCTAGTTAATTGATCATTGTACTGCGCAGCGCAGCGCATGGATTGCGGTGGTGATTGCTTCTGCTTTCCAGGAGAAAAAGTGGATTGCTTTTTTTCTGACTAGACTAGACCTTCACTTCATGTGTTGTAATCATTGGATGATAACTTTGTTATCTGTAGTAAGGTTTCTGTTGGCCTTATGCTCCAGTAGTGCAACTGTGCAAGGACTGAGATGAGCAATGGTTTTCATTGATGTGCCATGCTGCCTCACTTCACTGCACTGGCCTAACAGTTTGGCAGCTTGCCCTCGTCAACTGTCTGAGGCTTGGCTTGTTGTCACTGATCACTGGACCACATATGCATGTCCCCAACCAGGGTACTGGAGATCATCACGGTGGTAGGGCCATATCTTCATGATAGCGGAAGAGGGGCCTAGGGTTGGGCATGCGTAACCCAACTCATATGGGTTAGTGAAAGCTTAGTAGATTCGGTATACTGCGTGGGATAGATTGTACTGAGCATCTCAAGCACTATATATTAGAGTACACCGACTTGCAGGCAGGTTGCCTCCCTGGATACATATGCCAATACTGGATTATAAATCCAGACTAACATCCTTCCCATGGTCGTAGCGGGAGCATCGCAAAGATCAGACTGGAGAAGAAGCCGAAGACTAACACCCCCCCCCAGTCATTGCACCATCGTGACTGGAGTACAAACCGATGAGTAGCTCATTCGAATGTCATGTTAAaatgtatgtttttttttttgttagccCACaaagatcaccggctcaggtgagtcgatcacttaccagtcttgccgaccacggtcgagcacgacagacgttgtccgaccacacactatggctcgaggtagaagaagagagggagaacagagcatacacacacagccaaagacaccagcgttggccgaagccctgtatagaagatggcaaatctaaactctctttaccGAGTTGCAGtgtcaaactatatatacaactctatccatctagtcctagtccagctgccatgctgctacagttactagatatgacagcagggctgactttggcgcctgtccctgctgtggctacagtgcggcaggtgagccgttcggtgcCTGTCCCTGCAGCTGCTACAGTGCGGTAGCAGGGAGCCCTTTTCGACGCCGCCTTCACCTGCTgcgcattcacacaagagatgcaGAAGATTATCTAATATTTTTACTGTGCAAAACCTTTTTTTCTAAAAACAAATGTATATAGTTTTTTTATGATTAATATTTTATTTTGATGAACAATGCCATTTCAGCCACACAGATGTGAACAGCATGCAACCTTCTCGAGTTACTGACTTTGGGGCACTTGCACAGTCAGCTGGATTCCGAATAGAAGATCTTGCTAACCTtaatgcaagtatgttttcagTTCTCAATCAAATATGCTAGAAATTacttcttatatatgtttttctaTTCGTATGGGAAGTTCAGTCATGTGTAATGTGTATTTTTCTAGCATCGGGAATATATGCATTCTACCCATACGCATATGGCCTTCCATTTTTAAATCTGATAGCTAGTTGTACTCTGCCATTCAGTTATTGGTATGCTTGCTCACAGCAATTACCAAAGGTATAATTTCTGTTTACCATGTGTACATGTAAGCTGTAAAACTGGGATTATATTTTGAACGTAAGTAAAACTGGGATTATAATCTGTAGCTGCCACCACAGACAGCAGAGGTCTCACCTTGCAAGCATTGCCACTGTGGCTGTACACAATTGCAACCCCTTTCATACAAGCAGTGGATCAGTTCTATGGATGTAGATGAACTACTAGCTTTTCTGTTCAATTACCCATAGTTTGAACGATTCTCCTTTATCTTCTCATATTCAGATGCTTTGTTCAATCTGAAGCCAAATACCCATACAATTAACAACAGTCCTCTTCAGTTTGGAAGTTATGGGAAGGTATGCAGGCAGGCCACACACTAAAAATTCTGGTCACTGATCAAAAGCCCGTTAATTTAGTGATGTTCCATACTTCCATCCATATCAGGAGTTGACACAGATTTGTTTTCCTATTTGTAGCCTATTTCTCCTCATATAAATACTACAGATGCAGCAACAGCTGCAACAAGAATTGACCCTCAGTCGCTAGAACAGCAAACAGGAGCACAATCAAATCTGGTGGCATTACCAACTGGTAACATCGAGAATTGGGGAGAGTCAGCTATGGCTGGTAGCCCTATGACTGACACATCTACAGATCCAGACACTGATGAGAGGAACCAGATGGTAGTGACCATTCTCAGTTCACTCCTTCCTTGGTCTGTTTTATTAGATGAATATGATATGCTTGGTTTTTGCAGAATATTCGTACTCAGGTTTTGCTGTTTTGGAGGTTTCTGTTGTGCTTAAGAAGAATGCTTGACTTCGAAACATGCATGTTTATTTTTCAGTTTCATACATATGCATAAATACTCTGAACGGATTGTAGGCATTAAGGTTCTCTTGCACGAATAATATGGATGGCGCATTAGATAAAGCCATTGCATATACAAGTATGATTTGCTCCCAATCTTTGACGAACTATTGCATGACTGTTGGTCAATGTCTAGCTGCTGGCAGGATTCTTTTCATATTTGGAAGCCTGGTGTATGTTCATCATCCTTAACGAAGTGATCAATTGAATTACGCTTGCCGTTCAACACACTTAAATGGATTTCTTGTTGGAAAGAATGCTTCAGTGTTTATATGCTTATCTTTTTGTAACATTGATCAGCATATACTAAAGTATACCAGTTTACTAATTATGTGCCTATCAGTTTGAACAAGGACTGGTTGCTGGCCCCACAGCTTCTGATTCTAGCGACAAATCAAGGGACAAACTAGATCAGAAGGTACTCTTATCACTATATTATGATACATTGATCACGTGTTAATCCACTGCTGAATGTAAATATTATTTATATATTTGTTAAAACAGACACTTCGGCGTCTTGCCCAAAATCGTGAAGCTGCCAGGAAAAGCCGTTTACGAAAGAAGGTGATTTGGAACATTACTGAATTTTCGCTCCTTTCAGATTCAATTTATCTTCATCCTCTCGTCACCTAGTGTGGTACCAGTCTTGCCACTACATTTTTTTTGAGAAATCTTTTCATTTGAACAGAGTATTACATATTATTTTACACATGAGCTCTATAAGTACTTAGTAGACTATGCATCCTGACATAATTGTGTGGCTACTGCTTCTTGTACCTGCAGTTGTAGATCACATTAGCATTTTTACGGCTATGATACttacctccccctccccctcttcaACTATTTATCTTTTGTTGCATCATTTTGGTAGAATTAATTTGCACCCTTCACCTTATGTTTTCTTCAGGCATACATCCAAAACCTTGAGAGTAGCAGACTGAAACTTTCTCAGTTAGAGCAAGAGCTTCAGCGGGCTCGTCAACAGGTCTTTCTATTTACATTCATAATTTGAAAGTTGTTTCTGGAATTAAACATGCTGCACATGTGTTGACCAATGTGTCATTTTTCTCCGTCAGGGTATTTTTATTTCGACATCAGGAGATCAACCTCAATCAACAAGTGGAAATGGTAATACTACACTCACATGTCTCTTTCTAAAAGGTCTACTGTTTACTATTCATTATGGGGCTTGACTTCTGTGCCCTTTTCTTGGGTGCTCCTTGGCTCTTATGAGTTATGGATAAAATAAGGACACAGCTAACAAATGAAATAAGCTATGGTACGGTAGCAAGACATACTTGAGTTCCTAAAGAATTATTATGACTTCCTTAACATTAGAAATTTACAGGCAGTTTTACCCTTAAAAGCATcggaatttgttttttttatttcatcatagTGCTAGTTCCCTTCTATGTTGATGCTATCTGATCTGTAGGAGCTTTGGCATTTGACATGGAGTATGCACGCTGGTTGGAGGAGCACAACAAACATGTAAATGAGTTGAGGGCTGCAGTCAATGCACATGCCGGCGATAATGATCTTCGTGGTATTGTTGATAGCATTATGGCGCACTATGACGAAATTTTCAGGCTCAAGGGTGTGGCAGCTAAAGCAGATGTTTTTCATGTGCTGTCTGGGATGTGGAAGACCCCTGCTGAGAGATGTTTCATGTGGTTAGGTGGCTTCCGATCATCTGAGCTTCTTAAGGTACTAATCTAATGGTTTTATTTTGAATGCACAATTAAATTTCTTGACCTCTTGGCTCTTGCCCCTGAACTGTTTGGTTAGGTCCCCTTATGGGAGTTTTGATTCCAACTGAAATGTTTGTTCATTCTAATCTGACATGTCTAACTGCAAATCTGTTAATTGTACTATTGTAGTATCTAAGTACCTCATACAAAACGCAAGATGATAAACTTCTGTCCTTCCGAGACAAACTTCTGAACGAGATGCTCATGTTCTCCTCTATTCTTTCGATTTTATACCAACATTACTGTTGCAGTTACTGGCAGGTCACCTAGAGCCTCTTACTGATCAGCAGCTTGTTGGTATATCCAACCTGAAACAGTCCTCCCAACAAGCTGAAGATGCTCTTTCTCAAGGGATGGAAGCAT
Coding sequences within:
- the LOC136450518 gene encoding transcription factor TGAL1-like isoform X1, which translates into the protein MESRRGGSAAASAEDAGGAMPSFGPPQHAIHTDVNSMQPSRVTDFGALAQSAGFRIEDLANLNANALFNLKPNTHTINNSPLQFGSYGKPISPHINTTDAATAATRIDPQSLEQQTGAQSNLVALPTGNIENWGESAMAGSPMTDTSTDPDTDERNQMFEQGLVAGPTASDSSDKSRDKLDQKTLRRLAQNREAARKSRLRKKAYIQNLESSRLKLSQLEQELQRARQQGIFISTSGDQPQSTSGNGALAFDMEYARWLEEHNKHVNELRAAVNAHAGDNDLRGIVDSIMAHYDEIFRLKGVAAKADVFHVLSGMWKTPAERCFMWLGGFRSSELLKLLAGHLEPLTDQQLVGISNLKQSSQQAEDALSQGMEALQQSLAETLASGSLGPAGPSGNVANYMGQMAMAMGKLGTLENFLRQADNLRLQTLQQMQRILTTRQSARALLAISDYFSRLRALSSLWLARPRE
- the LOC136450518 gene encoding transcription factor TGAL1-like isoform X2, coding for MESRRGGSAAASAEDAGGAMPSFGPPQHAIHTDVNSMQPSRVTDFGALAQSAGFRIEDLANLNANALFNLKPNTHTINNSPLQFGSYGKPISPHINTTDAATAATRIDPQSLEQQTGAQSNLVALPTGNIENWGESAMAGSPMTDTSTDPDTDERNQMFEQGLVAGPTASDSSDKSRDKLDQKTLRRLAQNREAARKSRLRKKAYIQNLESSRLKLSQLEQELQRARQQGIFISTSGDQPQSTSGNGALAFDMEYARWLEEHNKHVNELRAAVNAHAGDNDLRGIVDSIMAHYDEIFRLKGVAAKADVFHVLSGMWKTPAERCFMWLGGFRSSELLKSSQQAEDALSQGMEALQQSLAETLASGSLGPAGPSGNVANYMGQMAMAMGKLGTLENFLRQADNLRLQTLQQMQRILTTRQSARALLAISDYFSRLRALSSLWLARPRE